In the Kribbella sp. NBC_00482 genome, one interval contains:
- a CDS encoding SDR family NAD(P)-dependent oxidoreductase: MQTPMGSGFTAASTTDDVLDGVDLNGTIAIVTGGYSGLGKQTVLAFRAAGAEVVVPARDVARATGELADVGGVVVDELDLLDPASIDAFAERFLASGRPLHILVNSAGVMANPLTRDARGYESQFATNHLGHFQLTTRLLPALRRAGGARVVSVSSRGHRYSDVHFDDPNFEHREYAPYEAYGQSKTANVLFAVELDERERANKIRAFAVHPGSIITHLTRYSNRETLRQGGFLDENYEPIIDPDRGLKTVGQGAATQVWCAASPQLEGYGGVYCEDVDIAAVHASDVPDTDVLAVTPGAFGVLPYAIDRDSARRLWKLSEELLDRG, encoded by the coding sequence ATGCAAACACCAATGGGTTCCGGATTCACCGCGGCGTCGACGACGGACGATGTCCTCGACGGCGTCGACCTGAACGGCACGATCGCGATCGTCACCGGCGGATACTCGGGTCTGGGCAAGCAGACCGTCCTCGCGTTCCGGGCGGCCGGGGCCGAGGTCGTCGTCCCCGCGCGGGACGTCGCGCGCGCCACCGGGGAGCTGGCCGATGTCGGCGGAGTGGTGGTCGACGAGCTCGATCTGCTCGATCCGGCGAGCATCGACGCGTTCGCGGAACGGTTCCTGGCGAGCGGGCGACCGTTGCACATCCTGGTGAACAGCGCCGGCGTGATGGCGAACCCGCTGACCCGGGACGCCCGCGGCTACGAGTCGCAGTTCGCGACGAACCATCTCGGGCACTTCCAGCTGACCACGCGGTTGCTGCCCGCCTTGCGCAGGGCCGGTGGTGCTCGGGTGGTGTCGGTGTCGTCGCGCGGGCACCGGTACAGCGACGTCCACTTCGACGATCCGAACTTCGAGCACCGCGAGTACGCGCCGTACGAAGCGTACGGCCAGTCGAAGACCGCGAACGTCCTGTTCGCCGTCGAACTCGACGAGCGCGAACGGGCCAACAAGATCCGCGCGTTCGCCGTGCATCCGGGCAGCATCATCACGCACCTGACTCGGTACTCGAACCGCGAGACGTTGCGCCAGGGCGGCTTCCTGGACGAGAACTACGAGCCGATCATCGACCCGGACCGCGGGCTGAAAACGGTCGGGCAGGGCGCAGCGACGCAGGTGTGGTGCGCGGCAAGTCCACAGCTCGAGGGGTACGGCGGGGTGTACTGCGAGGACGTCGACATCGCAGCGGTGCACGCGTCCGACGTACCGGACACCGATGTGCTGGCGGTGACTCCGGGCGCGTTCGGCGTACTGCCGTACGCGATCGACCGGGACAGCGCGCGCCGGTTGTGGAAGCTCAGCGAGGAACTTCTCGACCGCGGATAA
- a CDS encoding AraC family transcriptional regulator codes for MADPLADTLALTEAHCHVSLGFEAIGEWALRYPATRRLKFTAAVEGTCWIDFGAELRTGRIELEPGDVVLFDGRHEFVKGNSDTVPVGDAVEAFGAADGPIARFGSGVETGVGPKVVGIGGHVSLNRTGEELLMRALPPVIHLRATDERAATFRWLLDRLLREASTTAPGASLAADDLAHLLFLEALRACLADAESLPVGWLRAIADERIAPALELMHDQPGRAWQLEELAQAAAMSRTTFAERFRSVAGVPPLTYLLNWRMRLAERALRDDDQPMAALARSLGYTSDSAFSNAFKRVNGVAPRSYRQAVRATRVVDDPDDPGEGVTA; via the coding sequence GTGGCCGATCCGCTCGCCGACACCCTCGCGCTCACCGAGGCGCACTGCCATGTCTCCCTCGGCTTCGAGGCGATCGGTGAGTGGGCTCTGCGGTACCCGGCCACGCGGCGCCTCAAGTTCACCGCCGCGGTCGAGGGCACCTGCTGGATCGATTTCGGCGCGGAGCTGCGGACCGGCCGGATCGAGCTGGAGCCGGGCGACGTCGTCCTCTTCGACGGGCGCCACGAGTTCGTGAAGGGCAACTCGGACACCGTCCCGGTCGGGGACGCGGTCGAGGCGTTCGGCGCCGCGGACGGTCCGATCGCGCGGTTCGGCAGCGGCGTCGAGACCGGTGTCGGCCCGAAGGTCGTCGGAATCGGCGGTCATGTGTCCCTGAACCGCACCGGCGAGGAGCTGCTGATGCGCGCCCTCCCGCCGGTCATCCACCTCCGCGCCACCGACGAACGCGCCGCGACGTTCCGCTGGTTGCTCGACAGATTGTTGCGCGAGGCATCGACCACCGCGCCCGGCGCGAGCCTCGCCGCCGACGACCTCGCCCACCTGCTCTTCCTCGAGGCCCTGCGCGCCTGCCTGGCCGATGCCGAGTCCCTCCCGGTCGGCTGGCTCCGCGCGATCGCCGACGAGCGGATCGCGCCGGCGCTCGAGTTGATGCACGACCAGCCTGGTCGCGCCTGGCAGCTCGAGGAGCTGGCCCAGGCCGCGGCGATGTCCCGTACGACGTTCGCCGAACGCTTCCGCTCCGTCGCCGGCGTCCCGCCGCTCACGTACCTGCTCAACTGGCGGATGCGCCTGGCCGAGCGAGCACTCCGCGACGACGACCAGCCGATGGCCGCCCTCGCGCGCTCGCTCGGCTACACCTCTGACAGCGCGTTCAGCAACGCGTTCAAGCGCGTCAACGGCGTTGCCCCACGGAGCTACCGGCAGGCCGTTCGGGCAACGCGCGTCGTGGACGATCCGGACGATCCGGGCGAGGGAGTCACGGCTTAG
- a CDS encoding PPOX class F420-dependent oxidoreductase, with protein MSRAETLLERIGAHGLGVLVTIKRDGRPQLSNVTYVFDGTRVRVSLTDGRAKTQNLRRDPRASLYVDGPGGRSYVVLEGKADLSPVAAEPYDEVVEDLVDYYRTASGEHPDWDEYRAVMVQDKRLMFSMTVDHAYGMPKP; from the coding sequence ATGAGCCGGGCGGAGACTCTCCTCGAGCGGATCGGGGCTCACGGACTCGGCGTGCTGGTCACGATCAAGCGGGACGGCCGGCCGCAGCTGTCCAACGTGACGTACGTGTTCGACGGGACACGCGTCCGCGTCTCCCTCACCGACGGGCGGGCGAAGACCCAGAACCTGCGCCGCGACCCCCGCGCCAGCCTGTACGTCGACGGTCCCGGCGGCCGCTCGTACGTCGTACTCGAGGGCAAGGCCGACCTCAGCCCGGTCGCCGCCGAGCCGTACGACGAGGTGGTCGAGGACCTTGTCGACTACTACCGGACCGCGTCGGGCGAGCACCCGGACTGGGACGAGTACCGCGCGGTGATGGTGCAGGACAAGCGGCTGATGTTCTCGATGACCGTCGACCACGCGTACGGCATGCCTAAGCCGTGA
- a CDS encoding VOC family protein encodes MTRMRIARPSTDLAAIERFYVDGLGLSVLYRKADDHHHLLMVGWPDAEWHLELVADPEVRPQPTDEDLLVIYLDGPVPDDLVERLVAAGGTVVPSRNPYWDTWGVTIVDPDSYRLVLCTRSWSNR; translated from the coding sequence ATGACTCGGATGAGGATCGCCCGGCCCAGCACCGACCTCGCGGCGATCGAGCGGTTTTACGTCGACGGCCTGGGGCTGAGCGTGCTGTACCGGAAGGCCGACGATCATCATCACCTGCTGATGGTGGGGTGGCCCGACGCCGAATGGCACTTGGAGCTGGTCGCCGATCCGGAGGTGCGGCCGCAACCGACCGACGAGGATCTGCTGGTGATCTACCTCGATGGCCCGGTGCCGGACGACCTCGTCGAGCGGCTCGTCGCGGCCGGCGGGACCGTCGTACCGTCGCGCAACCCGTACTGGGACACTTGGGGTGTGACGATCGTGGATCCAGATTCGTACCGGTTGGTTCTGTGCACGCGCTCCTGGAGCAACCGATGA
- a CDS encoding alpha/beta fold hydrolase, producing the protein MRDLVCLHAGTSGPSTWDRFVPEFEALGYRVHRPTLLGHGTAPRRRPYLLDDFRDHTLRELDGLERVTIVGNSLGAFVASAIAAAEPERVERLVLEELPIPPRDSQDRDPTVRPMPTLGLLAAGWLTRRKSDPLLLRDVIADLRRPQPAWWTGLAAVQAPTLLLAGGPTSHLDQTRFPLVAETMPTATVTTIDAGHRIHTKAPERWLDVVRGFLAFKGA; encoded by the coding sequence GTGAGGGATCTGGTGTGTTTGCACGCAGGTACGAGCGGACCGTCGACATGGGACCGCTTCGTGCCCGAGTTCGAGGCGCTCGGCTATCGGGTGCACCGTCCGACCTTGCTGGGCCACGGGACTGCGCCGCGGCGGCGACCGTACCTGCTCGACGATTTCCGCGATCACACGCTCCGTGAGCTGGACGGGCTGGAACGGGTGACGATCGTCGGGAACTCGCTCGGGGCGTTCGTGGCGAGTGCCATCGCGGCGGCGGAACCCGAGAGGGTCGAACGCTTGGTACTCGAGGAACTGCCGATCCCGCCACGTGATTCCCAGGACCGCGACCCGACGGTGCGACCGATGCCGACGCTGGGATTGCTGGCGGCCGGCTGGCTGACCCGACGCAAAAGCGATCCGCTTCTACTGAGAGACGTCATCGCCGACCTCCGCCGCCCGCAACCAGCCTGGTGGACCGGGCTGGCCGCGGTGCAGGCGCCGACCTTGCTGCTCGCCGGCGGCCCCACGAGCCACCTGGACCAAACCCGTTTCCCCCTCGTCGCGGAAACGATGCCGACGGCAACTGTCACGACGATCGACGCCGGCCACCGGATCCACACCAAGGCGCCGGAACGCTGGCTGGACGTCGTTCGCGGATTCCTTGCATTCAAGGGCGCTTGA
- a CDS encoding DUF1800 domain-containing protein has protein sequence MDPLKKAAGSWPGGGVLDTIGSMTGISDRAVVRRLNDRLGFGPAPGDLEAGVDATVRRLLGPTTDAAAAAIPAPTGLEPPTKANKQNKQDKGAEKQDPDGKKQDPAAKKAANRERAAQERKLTVWWLDRMVVSRTAGERLTWFWHGHFATSNQKVRNAAWMLAQNQTQRRLALGRFGDLAQAMIVDNATIRWLDGQRNRKGSPNENLAREFMELFTLGIGHYQEADVAQGARCLTGWVLRENGATFQPRRFDSGTKTVLGKTGNFDAKGFAQLALAQPASAAFVIGRLWFRLVSATPPDAATLARLSAAYGSSRDVRSLLTAMVGEAGFRNPAASLVKQPVEWAVGLLRALGVRPGKLAEKEQTKLLAGLRGMGQLPYRPPSVGGWPAGASWLTTSAGLTRLQLAQQLAKQADLSIVDNATDRVSAVGALLGVDSWSERTRSALAGVKDPAQLAAVAACAPEYVVSG, from the coding sequence GTGGATCCGCTGAAGAAGGCCGCCGGATCCTGGCCCGGCGGCGGTGTGCTGGACACGATCGGGAGCATGACCGGGATCAGTGACAGAGCCGTCGTGCGGCGGCTGAACGATCGGCTGGGCTTCGGCCCCGCGCCGGGCGACCTGGAGGCCGGCGTCGACGCGACCGTACGGCGCCTGCTCGGCCCGACCACGGACGCAGCCGCGGCTGCGATCCCCGCACCGACCGGCCTCGAACCGCCGACGAAAGCGAACAAGCAGAACAAGCAGGACAAGGGCGCGGAGAAGCAGGATCCGGATGGGAAGAAGCAGGATCCGGCGGCGAAGAAGGCTGCTAATCGGGAGCGGGCTGCGCAGGAGCGCAAGCTGACTGTCTGGTGGCTCGATCGGATGGTCGTGAGCCGGACCGCGGGGGAGCGACTGACCTGGTTCTGGCACGGGCACTTCGCGACCAGCAACCAGAAGGTCCGCAACGCCGCCTGGATGCTGGCCCAGAACCAGACCCAGCGCCGCCTCGCCCTCGGCCGGTTCGGCGACCTGGCGCAGGCGATGATTGTCGACAATGCCACGATCCGATGGCTGGATGGTCAACGAAATCGCAAGGGTTCGCCGAACGAGAACCTGGCCCGCGAGTTCATGGAACTGTTCACCCTCGGCATCGGCCACTACCAGGAAGCGGATGTGGCGCAGGGCGCTCGCTGCCTGACCGGGTGGGTACTGCGCGAGAACGGCGCGACCTTCCAGCCCCGGCGGTTCGACTCCGGGACGAAGACGGTGCTCGGCAAGACCGGCAACTTCGACGCGAAGGGCTTCGCACAGCTTGCATTGGCACAGCCCGCGTCGGCCGCGTTCGTGATCGGGCGGCTGTGGTTCCGGTTGGTGTCGGCGACGCCGCCCGACGCGGCCACGCTTGCCCGGCTGAGCGCGGCGTACGGCAGCAGCCGGGACGTGAGGTCGTTGCTGACGGCAATGGTTGGCGAAGCGGGGTTCCGGAATCCGGCGGCGAGTCTGGTGAAGCAGCCGGTCGAGTGGGCGGTCGGGTTGCTGCGGGCGCTGGGAGTCCGGCCGGGGAAGCTCGCCGAGAAGGAGCAGACCAAGTTGCTCGCGGGGCTGCGGGGAATGGGTCAGTTGCCATACCGCCCGCCGAGCGTCGGCGGTTGGCCGGCCGGTGCGAGTTGGCTGACCACGTCTGCCGGCCTAACGCGGCTGCAGCTCGCACAGCAGTTGGCGAAGCAGGCCGACCTGTCGATTGTCGACAACGCAACCGATCGAGTCAGCGCGGTCGGCGCACTGCTCGGTGTCGACAGCTGGTCCGAACGGACCCGGTCGGCGCTGGCCGGTGTCAAGGATCCAGCGCAGCTGGCCGCGGTTGCGGCCTGCGCACCCGAGTACGTCGTGAGCGGATAG
- a CDS encoding DUF1501 domain-containing protein has product MDNLTRRRFLTLSGVTAAGALAAGATQVNWSDLMAAAVDDPLPSDQSVLVVITLYGGNDGLNTVVPAADPAYQKARPDLAYKGDEVLDLGDGLGLNPGMKGLKGLWNNKRLAIVRGVGYPEPDRSHFRSMAIWQTASPKSPVPTGWLGRWLDATGADPLRAVSVEPTLPPLLAGETTAAASLPLRGLALPGGALGTAYAALGKPSPGEGHWQARAAKSVQDLQNATHVLGKAVRSGHEQEDEDDEERTKGASAGGASQLGAQLELIAGLIEAGVPTRAYSASLGGFDTHADERGTQQRLLTELDGALTPFVQRLQRTDRGKNAVVLVYSEFGRRVQANGSDGTDHGTAGPVFVLGEKVTGGFYGEQPSLTDLSNGDLKSTTDFRDVYATVLQHVLGADPAQILANHTTTINNLLRT; this is encoded by the coding sequence GTGGACAATCTGACGAGACGACGGTTCCTGACGCTCAGCGGGGTGACCGCGGCCGGCGCGCTGGCCGCCGGGGCGACCCAGGTGAACTGGTCCGACCTGATGGCTGCGGCGGTCGACGATCCGCTGCCGAGCGATCAGTCGGTGCTGGTCGTGATCACGTTGTACGGAGGGAACGACGGGCTCAACACAGTCGTCCCGGCGGCGGACCCGGCGTACCAGAAGGCTCGGCCGGACCTGGCGTACAAGGGCGACGAGGTGCTCGACCTCGGCGACGGGCTCGGGCTGAACCCGGGGATGAAGGGCCTGAAGGGGCTGTGGAACAACAAGCGGCTCGCGATCGTGCGGGGCGTCGGCTATCCGGAGCCCGATCGCAGTCACTTCCGGTCGATGGCGATCTGGCAGACGGCGTCGCCTAAGTCGCCCGTACCGACCGGGTGGCTCGGCCGCTGGTTGGATGCGACTGGGGCGGACCCGCTGCGGGCGGTTTCCGTCGAGCCGACCCTGCCTCCGTTGCTCGCCGGTGAGACCACGGCCGCAGCATCGCTACCGTTGCGCGGGTTGGCGTTGCCGGGCGGTGCGTTGGGTACGGCGTACGCGGCGCTGGGCAAACCGAGTCCGGGGGAGGGGCACTGGCAGGCGCGGGCGGCGAAGTCGGTGCAGGATCTTCAGAACGCGACGCACGTACTGGGGAAGGCGGTGCGGAGCGGTCATGAGCAGGAGGACGAGGACGATGAGGAGCGCACGAAGGGCGCGTCCGCGGGCGGTGCCTCGCAGCTCGGCGCGCAACTCGAACTGATCGCCGGGCTGATCGAGGCGGGCGTGCCGACGCGGGCGTACTCTGCGTCGCTCGGCGGCTTCGACACGCATGCGGACGAGCGCGGGACCCAGCAGCGGTTGCTGACCGAGCTCGACGGTGCGCTGACGCCGTTCGTACAACGGCTGCAGCGGACCGACCGCGGGAAGAACGCGGTCGTCCTCGTGTACTCGGAGTTCGGCCGCCGCGTGCAGGCGAACGGCAGCGACGGCACCGACCACGGCACAGCCGGCCCCGTCTTCGTACTCGGCGAGAAGGTGACCGGCGGCTTCTACGGCGAACAGCCCAGCCTGACGGACCTGTCGAACGGCGACCTGAAGTCCACCACCGACTTCCGCGACGTCTACGCCACAGTCCTCCAACACGTCCTAGGCGCCGACCCCGCCCAAATCCTCGCCAACCACACCACCACCATCAACAACCTCCTCCGAACCTGA